From a single Drosophila sulfurigaster albostrigata strain 15112-1811.04 chromosome 3, ASM2355843v2, whole genome shotgun sequence genomic region:
- the LOC133842053 gene encoding 5'-nucleotidase domain-containing protein 3 isoform X1: protein MCTVRRSIASALQFKQNVLLSNGNNTFATRSAGSRLKNRLNLSRYLSSINNIDTGGEEAVTGHALITSPKTVSDFQELYEATKKKFQSKKLPVDVHPDAVFACNELDLSEVQVYGFDYDYTLACYKPILEDLLYNLAREMLVKRFRYPDDILELEYEPNFAVRGLHYDVEKGLLVKLDSFLQLQLGSVYRGRTKVDADEVLKLYHNRLLPIAYVEGPNSTYRHNTNSKMVQLADLFSVPEMCLLCNVIEYFERNRIDYNPEIVFHDTRTAMGSCHPIMHATVMKNTEKYIERNAKLVQYFQKLQDAGKNLFLVTNSPFSFVNCGMSYLVGANWRDFFDVVIVQARKPKFFTDESRPIRLFDEKTKSHLWDRVFKLEKGKIYYEGSVRQLQELKGWRGHSVLYFGDHPYSDLADVTLKHSWRTGAIISELAHEIQTLNRVDFKTSANWLQMLTQLIEDTQDDDSEAAQVCLRQWMDERDQLRNKTKNVFNEQFGSVFRTYHNPTYFSRRLFRFADIYTSDITNLHKFSTSHTFYPRRGVMPHEYASHFI from the exons ATGTGTACAGTGCGTAGATCAATTGCTAGTGCATtacaatttaaacaaaatgtacTGCTatcaaatggcaacaacacaTTCGCAACCCGCAGTGCGGGCAGCAGGCTAAAGAATCGATTAAACCTATCACGTTATTTGAGCAGCATCAATAATATCGATACTGGTGGAGAAGAAGCCGTTACAGGCCACGCTCTTATCACGAGCCCAAAAACAGTGAGTGATTTCCAAGAGCTCTACGAAGcaaccaaaaagaaatttcaat CCAAGAAGCTGCCAGTCGATGTGCATCCAGATGCCGTCTTTGCGTGCAATGAACTCGACTTGAGCGAGGTGCAGGTCTATGGCTTCGACTATGATTACACGCTGGCCTGCTACAAGCCCATATTGGAGGATTTGCTCTACAATTTGGCACGTGAAATGCTCGTGAAACGCTTTCGCTATCCCGATGACATCCTGGAACTGGAATATGAGCCGAATTTTGCAGTGCGAGGTCTGCACTATGATGTGGAGAAGGGGCTGCTGGTCAAGCTCGACTCGTttctgcagttgcagctgggCTCCGTTTATCGTGGACGCACCAAAGTTGATGCGGACGAGGTGCTGAAGCTCTATCATAATCGCCTGTTGCCCATAGCGTATGTGGAGGGACCCAATAGCACTTATCGA CACAATACAAACTCTAAAATGGTGCAGCTGGCGGATCTGTTTTCGGTGCCCGAGATGTGTCTGCTGTGTAATGTCATCGAATATTTCGAACGCAATCGAATCGATTATAATCCCGAAATAGTATTCCATGATACGAGAACCGCCATGGGCTCCTGTCATCCCATTATGCATGCCACCGTCATGAagaataccgaaaaatacatTGAACGCAATGCGAAGCTGGTGCAATACTTCCAAAAGCTTCAGGATGCGGGCAAGAATCTCTTTCTGGTGACCAACAGTCCCTTCTCATTTGT CAATTGCGGCATGTCTTATTTGGTGGGCGCCAATTGGCGTGACTTCTTCGATGTAGTCATTGTGCAGGCGAGGAAGCCCAAGTTCTTTACTGACGAATCTCGGCCTATTCGGCTGTTCGACGAAAAGACCAAGTCACATCTCTGGGATCGCGTCTTCAAGCTGGAGAAGGGCAAAATCTATTACGAG GGTTCAGTGCGTCAGCTGCAGGAACTGAAAGGTTGGCGTGGCCACTCCGTGCTTTACTTTGGCGATCATCCCTACAGCGATCTGGCGGATGTAACACTTAAGCACAGCTGGCGAACAGGCGCCATCATCAGCGAGCTGGCA caCGAGATACAGACGCTGAATCGTGTGGACTTTAAGACGAGCGCCAATTGGCTGCAGATGCTCACTCAGCTCATCGAGGACACGCAGGACGACGATAGCGAAGCGGCTCAAGTGTGTTTGCGACAATGGATGGATGAGCGTGATCAATTGCG caacaaaacgaAGAACGTGTTCAACGAGCAATTCGGCAGCGTTTTTCGCACGTATCACAATCCCACGTATTTCTCTCGTCGTCTATTCCGGTTTGCTGACATTTACACGAGTGACATAACGAATTTGCACAAGTTCTCGACATCGCATACCTTCTATCCCCGTCGTGGCGTGATGCCCCACGAGTATGCATCGCATTTTATATAG
- the LOC133842051 gene encoding SET and MYND domain-containing protein 4 has translation MFSLAEGFSRQSELIQLKTYENEFETIKSLHTLPKDKQRHFNALTIQLLDNLEQPAIKVSCAQTSRSLREEGNRVYKSKCDKNAVEAKECILAACRIYTQAILAAEDALDELALGFANRGMALQDFGYFQQAYDDCACALEFGYPHRLQHKLVMRQAHCAWQLGNAQQLAEHISNLKELPLNDGYVKQLEQLKQQLEVLEANPNNEQLAAIPAVHRVNHKILSTPAKGRHMIATTALKKDELIFTEEAQCFVPIEQRLICQQCAASLLCAPIPCPSCHQRVVYCSRKCRQLHAQIHSYECGAYRRNLLSMLGVSHLALRLLLKHLPEWMKQLPTENSHNAEELWQALVNPAASEDSPSLQSLRMITQLHKAPQEELVYHALCANLLQVYLFSCTSFYEDLKMANHSEWHLVIAALILRNAGQLLVNGHVGNALIIHALPSNEFPLLQPAMWQRPYHLRRGYLHKFYAYEVITAINLPLLSLCNHSCNPSLRTTFDGCLVNNYAAFDIAAGEEIFNCYSLDYKHSLSEQRQQHLLEIYKFRCDCSKCVRPDADADYLNFHRYRCEQCKQSFVPKANLDWWQQSGEMLSICCTACEETQQLSWYDPFLQLLERFDEPQDRRKLFEAFAALNTWLLDFNSLKLSLAKELIGGCFAAKDAGATFADYDYAELSKIIEFELAGIAAQRGSNSLLYISNATYLLDLIAWGKHKANAKQLQAMRGSFAFLAKETREIFVNYYNDFIEQ, from the exons ATGTTTAGCTTAGCTGAAGGCTTTTCGCGACAGAGTGAATTAATTCAACTAAAAACTTATGAAAATGAATTCGAGACAATCAAATCATTGCATACGCTGCCCAAAGACAAGCAGAGACATTTCAATGCGCTGACAATACAATTGCTGGACAACTTGGAGCAGCCGGCGATTAAAGTAAGTTGCGCGCAAACTTCACGTTCCCTGAGGGAAGAAGGAAACCGCgtgtataaatcaaaatgtgaCAAAAACGCTGTGGAAGCTAAGGAATGTATTCTGGCTGCCTGCCGCATTTACACACAAGCCATTCTAGCAGCGGAAGATGCTTTGGATGAGCTGGCTTTGGGTTTCGCCAATCGGGGAATGGCGCTCCAAGATTTCGGCTACTTCCAGCAGGCGTATGACGACTGCGCTTGTGCCTTGGAGTTTGGCTATCCGCATCGATTGCAGCACAAGTTGGTGATGCGACAAGCACACTGTGCTTGGCAGCTGGGCAATGCGCAACAGCTGGCGGAGCATATCTCAAACTTGAAGGAATTGCCGTTGAACGACGGCTATGTGAAGCAATTGGAAcaactgaagcagcagctggaagTTCTGGAAGCAAATCCAAACAACGAGCAGTTGGCTGCAATCCCAGCAGTCCACCGAGTAAACCATAAAAT CTTGTCCACTCCTGCCAAAGGACGCCACATGATAGCTACCACAGCGCTTAAGAAGGACGAGCTTATATTCACAGAAGAGGCACAATGCTTTGTGCCCATCGAACAGCGTTTGATTTGCCAGCAATGTGCCGCCAGCTTGCTGTGCGCTCCCATTCCATGTCCATCGTGTCATCAGCGCGTTGTCTACTGCTCGAGGAAGTGTCGCCAACTGCATGCCCAAATACATAGCTACGAGTGTGGTGCGTATCGCAGAAATCTGCTCAGCATGCTCGGTGTATCCCATTTGGCATTGCGATTGCTGCTCAAGCATCTTCCTGAGTGGATGAAACAATTGCCAACTGAGAATTCTCACAATGCTGAGGAACTATGGCAAGCATTGGTCAACCCAGCTGCGTCAGAGGATTCCCCATCGCTGCAGAGTCTACGCATGATCACGCAGCTACATAAAGCACCCCAAGAGGAGTTGGTCTATCATGCGCTCTGCGCCAATCTGCTGCAAGTCTATCTCTTCAGCTGCACCAGCTTCTATGAGGACTTAAAGATGGCTAACCACAGTGAATGGCATCTGGTGATTGCTGCGCTTATCTTACGTAATGCTGGCCAGCTGCTCGTCAATGGTCATGTGGGCAATGCTTTGATAATTCACGCGCTGCCCTCCAATGAATTTCCACTGCTGCAGCCAGCCATGTGGCAGCGTCCTTATCATTTAAGGCGGGGTTATCTGCACAAGTTTTACGCTTACGAGGTCATCACAGCCATTAACTTACCGCTTTTGAGTCTGTGCAATCATAGCTGCAATCCTTCGCTGCGCACCACGTTCGATGGCTGCCTGGTGAACAATTACGCTGCCTTTGATATTGCGGCTGGCGAGGAGATCTTCAATTGCTATAGCTTGGATTATAAGCATTCGTTGAGTgagcagcgtcagcagcatCTGCTGGAGATCTATAAGTTTCGCTGTGACTGCTCCAAGTGTGTGCGTCCAGATGCTGATGCGGATTAT CTTAATTTCCATCGCTATCGCTGTGAGCAGTGCAAACAGAGCTTTGTGCCCAAAGCAAATCTCGATTGGTGGCAGCAATCAGGCGAAATGTTAAGCATCTGTTGCACAGCTTGTGAAGAGACACAGCAGCTTAGCTGGTATGATCCATTTCTTCAGCTGCTGGAAAGATTTGATGAGCCACAAGATCGTCGCAAGCTCTTTGAAGCATTTGCTGCACTCAACACTTGGCTGCTGGATTTCAACAGCCTTAAACTCAGTTTAGCCAAGGAACTAATTGGAGGATGCTTTGCAGCCAAGGATG CGGGTGCAACTTTCGCAGACTACGATTATGCTGAGTTGAGCAAGATAATTGAGTTCGAGCTCGCTGGCATTGCAGCACAAAGAGGCAGCAACTCTTTGCTGTACATCAGCAATGCGACCTACTTGCTGGACCTGATTGCGTGGGGAAAACACAAAGCAAACGCTAAGCAGCTGCAGGCAATGAGAGGCAGCTTCGCTTTCTTGGCCAAGGAGACGCGTGAGATCTTTGTCAACTATTACAACGATTTTATTGAGCAGTAA
- the LOC133842052 gene encoding exocyst complex component 3: MDLQQLEEEARQAALKDIQNMLQRPGQLEKVEQYRHRIARKKASVEALLKTGMQNQLEGVRVGLKQLETCMQDVREVRRRMDAVERLLEGVPEVYDALEVVREENTKHSQYATAMENLKHIFNVDASVQKTMALIDEDKLLNAHQCLSDLENSRDDLLYELHKQPKQHASDKITLKRHFEKVDTVSQALEKKIRLIISRTLNTVRKKPTVIVTALRIVEREEKNDQFAVQQQKVTGFLPPGRPKAWRKMIMDVLQAAVITRIEGSKLEERADNKMWLVRDLEILRQIILEDLRVVKSLCVPCFPPHYDIFNEYVKFYHEGLSSYLDNIVRSGLEGNEYVSMLAWVTHTYPGVELMSHPDLSVDVHKLAGPLLRQEHLKALENEYLQNMQRNYQEWMTKAAQTEKQEWFSEMVPDQDEHYYHTSAPVIIFQMIDQHLQVTNTIHQELTFKALVMSIQQVEIFGQTYLKNVIELKEHHFRNRDQIKYFTHYIITIVNNSQQMVELAQQMKQLYWPKSRTDHYEDFEKLLATFQRIRAHAANYLLEEAFLDMECHFNDLFTVKWLGSSIAVDTICVTLDDYFQDYNHLRPANFEMVINEAQKLLAKRYIRALLSKRLSKPRVECDAITRKINQEAKRFKLFFEKIAPKISLSDSPLDLIATLSALLISDIELLILDLHTLLGSYPSLSEDHLVRLFYIRNDVKAAEVREKVQDAMKSKKSMVSIAKQDCIFKEIVFSDKLW, translated from the exons atgGATTTGCAGCAGTTGGAGGAGGAGGCGCGCCAAGCAGCGCTCAAAGACATACAGAACATGCTGCAGCGTCCCGGCCAGTTGGAGAAGGTCGAGCAGTATCGTCATCGCATTGCCCGCAAAAAAGCCTCAGTGGAGGCGTTGCTAAAGACGGGAATGCAGAATCAGCTGGAGGGCGTGCGTGTGGGACTGAAACAGCTGGAGACGTGCATGCAGGATGTGCGCGAGGTGCGTCGTCGCATGGACGCTGTGGAGCGGCTGTTGGAGGGCGTACCCGAGGTCTATGATGCTTTGGAAGTGGTGCGCGAGGAGAACACAAAACATTCACAGTATGCGACGGCCATGGAGAATCTAAAGCACATCTTCAATGTGGATGCCAGTGTGCAAAAGACTATGGCACTCATCGATGAGGATAAGCTACTCAATGCTCATCAATGTTTGTCGGATTTGGAAAACTCTCGCGACGATCTGTTGTACGAGCTGCACAAGCAGCCCAAGCAACATGCCTCCGATAAGATTACACTGAAGCGGCACTTTGAAAAGGTGGACACCGTGTCGCAGGCGCTGGAGAAGAAGATCCGGCTCATAATCAGTCGCACACTCAACACGGTACGCAAGAAGCCCACTGTTATTGTCACCGCCCTCCGAATTGTTGAGCGCGAAGAGAAGAACGATCAGTTTGCAGTGCAGCAACAGAAGGTTACGGGCTTCCTGCCCCCGGGACGTCCCAAGGCCTGGCGCAAAATGATTATGGATGTGCTGCAGGCGGCGGTAATCACACGCATCGAGGGCTCCAAGCTAGAGGAGCGAGCGGATAACAAAATGTGGCTGGTGCGTGATCTGGAAATACTGCGTCAGATAATCCTCGAGGATCTGCGTGTGGTGAAGTCATTGTGCGTGCCCTGCTTTCCACCACACTACGACATCTTCAACGAGTACGTCAAGTTCTATCACGAGGGACTGTCTAGCTAT TTGGATAACATCGTGCGCTCGGGTTTGGAGGGCAATGAGTATGTTTCTATGCTAGCCTGGGTCACACACACTTATCCGGGCGTGGAGCTCATGTCGCATCCCGATCTCAGCGTGGATGTGCACAAGCTGGCAGGTCCATTGTTGCGACAGGAGCATCTCAAGGCGCTGGAGAACGAGTATCTGCAGAACATGCAGCGCAATTATCAGGAATGGATGACGAAGGCTGCGCAAACCGAGAAGCAGGAATGGTTTTCCGAAATGGTGCCCGATCAGGATGAGCATTATTATCACACCTCAGCACCTGTAATCATCTTCCAGATGATCGATCAGCATCTGCAGGTGACCAACACCATACACCAGGAGCTGACGTTTAAGGCGCTGGTCATGAGCATCCAACAGGTTGAGATCTTTGGCCAGACGTACCTAAAGAATGTCATCGAGCTGAAGGAGCATCATTTTCGCAATCGCGACCAGATCAAATACTTTACACACTATATCATTACCATTGTGAACAACAGTCAGCAGATGGTGGAGTTGGCACAGCAGATGAAGCAATTGTATTGGCCCAAATCACGCACAGATCACTACGAGGATTTCGAGAAGTTGTTGGCCACCTTTCAGCGCATACGCGCGCACGCCGCCAACTATCTGCTGGAGGAGGCCTTCTTGGACATGGAGTGTCATTTCAATGATCTGTTCACCGTCAAGTGGCTGGGCAGTAGCATTGCCGTGGACACCATTTGCGTGACCCTCGACGATTACTTCCAGGACTACAATCATCTGCGCCCGGCCAACTTTGAGATGGTCATCAACGAGGCGCAAAAGCTGCTGGCCAAGCGCTACATTCGTGCCCTGCTCTCCAAGCGTCTGTCGAAACCGCGTGTGGAATGCGATGCGATTACGAGGAAGATCAACCAGGAGGCAAAGCGGTTTAAGCTCTTCTTCGAGAAGATTGCACCCAAGATATCGCTGAGTGATTCCCCCTTGGATCTGATTGCCACATTGTCGGCACTCCTTATTTCGGATATTGAACTGTTGATCTTGGATTTGCATACTTTGCTGGGCAGTTATCCATCGCTGAGTGAGGATCATTTGGTGCGTTTGTTCTACATACGTAACGATGTGAAGGCGGCGGAGGTGCGGGAGAAGGTGCAGGATGCCATGAAGTCCAAGAAGTCAATGGTCAGCATAGCCAAGCAGGATTGCATATTCAAAGAGATTGTGTTTAGTGACAAGCTGTGGTAG
- the LOC133842053 gene encoding 5'-nucleotidase domain-containing protein 3 isoform X2 — protein MLVKRFRYPDDILELEYEPNFAVRGLHYDVEKGLLVKLDSFLQLQLGSVYRGRTKVDADEVLKLYHNRLLPIAYVEGPNSTYRHNTNSKMVQLADLFSVPEMCLLCNVIEYFERNRIDYNPEIVFHDTRTAMGSCHPIMHATVMKNTEKYIERNAKLVQYFQKLQDAGKNLFLVTNSPFSFVNCGMSYLVGANWRDFFDVVIVQARKPKFFTDESRPIRLFDEKTKSHLWDRVFKLEKGKIYYEGSVRQLQELKGWRGHSVLYFGDHPYSDLADVTLKHSWRTGAIISELAHEIQTLNRVDFKTSANWLQMLTQLIEDTQDDDSEAAQVCLRQWMDERDQLRNKTKNVFNEQFGSVFRTYHNPTYFSRRLFRFADIYTSDITNLHKFSTSHTFYPRRGVMPHEYASHFI, from the exons ATGCTCGTGAAACGCTTTCGCTATCCCGATGACATCCTGGAACTGGAATATGAGCCGAATTTTGCAGTGCGAGGTCTGCACTATGATGTGGAGAAGGGGCTGCTGGTCAAGCTCGACTCGTttctgcagttgcagctgggCTCCGTTTATCGTGGACGCACCAAAGTTGATGCGGACGAGGTGCTGAAGCTCTATCATAATCGCCTGTTGCCCATAGCGTATGTGGAGGGACCCAATAGCACTTATCGA CACAATACAAACTCTAAAATGGTGCAGCTGGCGGATCTGTTTTCGGTGCCCGAGATGTGTCTGCTGTGTAATGTCATCGAATATTTCGAACGCAATCGAATCGATTATAATCCCGAAATAGTATTCCATGATACGAGAACCGCCATGGGCTCCTGTCATCCCATTATGCATGCCACCGTCATGAagaataccgaaaaatacatTGAACGCAATGCGAAGCTGGTGCAATACTTCCAAAAGCTTCAGGATGCGGGCAAGAATCTCTTTCTGGTGACCAACAGTCCCTTCTCATTTGT CAATTGCGGCATGTCTTATTTGGTGGGCGCCAATTGGCGTGACTTCTTCGATGTAGTCATTGTGCAGGCGAGGAAGCCCAAGTTCTTTACTGACGAATCTCGGCCTATTCGGCTGTTCGACGAAAAGACCAAGTCACATCTCTGGGATCGCGTCTTCAAGCTGGAGAAGGGCAAAATCTATTACGAG GGTTCAGTGCGTCAGCTGCAGGAACTGAAAGGTTGGCGTGGCCACTCCGTGCTTTACTTTGGCGATCATCCCTACAGCGATCTGGCGGATGTAACACTTAAGCACAGCTGGCGAACAGGCGCCATCATCAGCGAGCTGGCA caCGAGATACAGACGCTGAATCGTGTGGACTTTAAGACGAGCGCCAATTGGCTGCAGATGCTCACTCAGCTCATCGAGGACACGCAGGACGACGATAGCGAAGCGGCTCAAGTGTGTTTGCGACAATGGATGGATGAGCGTGATCAATTGCG caacaaaacgaAGAACGTGTTCAACGAGCAATTCGGCAGCGTTTTTCGCACGTATCACAATCCCACGTATTTCTCTCGTCGTCTATTCCGGTTTGCTGACATTTACACGAGTGACATAACGAATTTGCACAAGTTCTCGACATCGCATACCTTCTATCCCCGTCGTGGCGTGATGCCCCACGAGTATGCATCGCATTTTATATAG